A single window of Phycisphaerae bacterium DNA harbors:
- a CDS encoding GNAT family N-acetyltransferase, whose product MDQQPVSIVPIDEQHLAAVAQLHIQGINQGFISSLGPAFVRRLYQGIIHCPEAFGFVACQDEHVLGFIGCAESVGAVYKHVLKRSFFSLAWRMLPRMLVWRNVRNAFETLFYPAKAESDLPKAEILSVAVDQTARGLGIGRLLMTAALDEFQRRGITTVKVMVGEQLPANEYYKKLGFTLAGQHLHHGYLLNAYLKQLS is encoded by the coding sequence GATTGATGAGCAGCACCTGGCCGCTGTGGCGCAGCTTCACATCCAGGGCATCAATCAGGGATTTATCAGCTCGCTGGGTCCGGCGTTCGTTCGCAGACTCTATCAGGGGATCATCCACTGCCCCGAGGCCTTCGGTTTCGTCGCCTGTCAGGATGAGCACGTCTTGGGTTTCATCGGCTGCGCTGAGAGCGTAGGGGCGGTCTACAAGCACGTCCTGAAGCGATCCTTCTTCAGTCTGGCCTGGCGAATGCTCCCGCGGATGCTGGTGTGGCGGAACGTTCGCAACGCCTTCGAAACCCTCTTCTATCCAGCCAAAGCCGAATCCGATCTGCCGAAGGCCGAGATCCTCTCGGTGGCGGTTGACCAGACGGCTCGCGGCTTGGGGATCGGACGTCTCCTGATGACCGCCGCCCTCGACGAGTTTCAGCGGCGAGGGATCACCACGGTGAAGGTCATGGTCGGAGAGCAGCTCCCCGCCAACGAGTACTACAAGAAGCTCGGTTTCACCCTCGCCGGTCAGCACCTCCACCACGGCTACCTGCTCAACGCCTATCTCAAGCAACTCTCCTGA
- a CDS encoding Gfo/Idh/MocA family oxidoreductase, with amino-acid sequence MAKGGSKKVKVALVGAGGMANGVHYPSVTSFEDVQIVGLCDLDQEKLKATAEKFRIKETFTNYQAMLEQTKPDAVYVLMPPHHLFDVAMDVMERGHHLFIEKPPAVTTHQAIALARKAKERKVITAVGWQRRFHPLTNTVWQKVRKAGELNQVVVSFYKNAVPSQTHPYYRGAIDILHCDAIHAVDSLRYYAGLADVVSISSNVRKLDAWYPCVFTAVVQFSNGVEGVLLTNWRSGRRIFKFEFHGANGMGLVDIDGQGAFYTDNKVEPAWQSDHVAEAGSDQTHIHQGFCQESRAFIDAVKKGKPPHHSLEDAYKSMDLVDKIYGASMMREETHV; translated from the coding sequence ATGGCTAAGGGCGGTTCGAAAAAGGTCAAGGTGGCTCTGGTCGGTGCGGGCGGGATGGCTAACGGGGTTCACTACCCCTCCGTGACGAGTTTTGAGGATGTCCAGATCGTCGGGCTTTGCGATCTGGACCAGGAGAAACTCAAGGCTACGGCGGAGAAATTCCGGATAAAAGAGACGTTCACGAACTATCAGGCGATGCTGGAGCAGACCAAGCCGGATGCGGTCTACGTCCTGATGCCGCCACACCATCTGTTCGACGTGGCGATGGACGTGATGGAACGAGGTCACCATCTGTTCATCGAGAAGCCCCCAGCCGTGACGACCCACCAGGCGATCGCCCTCGCCCGCAAGGCCAAAGAGAGGAAAGTCATCACAGCCGTCGGCTGGCAGCGCCGCTTCCACCCGCTGACCAACACCGTCTGGCAGAAAGTCAGAAAGGCTGGCGAGCTAAACCAGGTAGTGGTAAGCTTTTATAAAAATGCCGTGCCCTCCCAGACGCATCCCTACTACCGTGGGGCGATCGACATCCTGCACTGTGACGCGATCCACGCGGTCGACTCGCTTCGCTACTACGCGGGCCTGGCCGACGTTGTCTCGATCAGTTCCAACGTACGCAAGCTCGACGCGTGGTACCCGTGCGTCTTTACGGCCGTCGTACAATTCAGCAATGGCGTCGAGGGTGTGCTGCTGACCAACTGGCGCAGCGGCCGACGAATCTTCAAATTCGAGTTCCACGGAGCCAACGGGATGGGACTGGTGGATATCGACGGCCAGGGCGCGTTCTACACCGACAACAAGGTCGAGCCGGCTTGGCAGTCGGACCACGTCGCGGAGGCCGGTTCGGACCAGACGCACATTCACCAGGGCTTCTGCCAGGAGAGCCGGGCCTTTATCGACGCGGTCAAAAAGGGCAAGCCGCCGCACCATAGCCTGGAAGACGCCTACAAGAGCATGGACCTGGTCGACAAGATCTATGGGGCATCGATGATGCGGGAGGAAACGCACGTATAA
- a CDS encoding four helix bundle protein, which translates to MTRLPAKTFRDLVVWQKAHAWVLEAYAYSRGFPKAELYGLTSQLRPAAVSVPANIVEAFRKRSHAEKRYFLNVAQCSLEECRYYLILAQDLGYGDSRRLSHDLEEVSRLLEAFSSKISGADG; encoded by the coding sequence ATGACGAGGTTGCCGGCCAAAACATTTCGTGATCTGGTAGTTTGGCAGAAGGCCCATGCATGGGTGCTTGAAGCGTATGCCTACAGCCGTGGGTTTCCCAAGGCGGAATTATACGGACTGACGTCGCAGCTCAGGCCGGCAGCGGTTTCCGTGCCCGCCAACATCGTCGAGGCATTCCGAAAGCGGAGCCACGCGGAGAAGCGGTACTTCCTGAACGTCGCCCAGTGTTCACTCGAAGAATGCAGGTATTACCTGATTTTGGCCCAGGATCTCGGCTACGGAGATAGCCGTCGGTTATCTCATGATTTGGAGGAGGTAAGCCGTTTGTTGGAGGCTTTTTCATCAAAGATTTCCGGTGCAGACGGGTAG
- a CDS encoding Gfo/Idh/MocA family oxidoreductase codes for MSRSPVTAVVIGAGHRALCYADLSRQHPDRLRIVGVADPDPARRRQTAQRYSFSEDKCFRTAEELAQQPAFADAAINGTMDRDHVPTTLPLLRAGYHVLLEKPITPIKRELLDLEGTVRRTGRKVMIGHVLRYAPFYVEIKKRLLAGEIGRILSIETAENVSYHHMAVGFVRGKWRNRDSSAPMLLAKCCHDLDLLCWYMSGIAPQRVASFGNLMHFRPENAPPGSGTRCLADCEIEAGCPYSARKNYIEQNLWGMYAWQSLEHIEDLAEQKKIESLKSDNPHGRCVWRCDNDVVDHQSVIVEYADGVVATHNMFANTSRPCRTIHIVGTAGEIRGAMEDGHFFIHKPDARAGHEFSEERIDINVSNDMHGGGDMRLADDFVRVVSGRNGSISSTDIHDSIHGHMIAFAADDSMLQKRMIELNDIQ; via the coding sequence ATGAGCAGATCGCCTGTCACCGCCGTGGTCATCGGAGCCGGCCACCGAGCCCTATGTTACGCCGATCTGTCGCGGCAGCATCCGGACCGCCTGCGGATCGTCGGAGTGGCCGATCCGGATCCGGCCCGCCGCCGCCAGACCGCCCAGCGGTACAGCTTCTCCGAGGACAAGTGCTTTCGAACGGCTGAGGAACTGGCTCAACAGCCGGCCTTCGCCGACGCTGCGATCAACGGCACGATGGACCGCGACCACGTTCCGACCACGCTGCCGCTGTTGCGGGCGGGATACCACGTCCTGCTCGAAAAACCCATCACGCCGATCAAGCGTGAACTGCTCGATCTGGAAGGGACCGTTCGCCGGACCGGCCGCAAGGTCATGATCGGCCACGTGCTTCGCTACGCGCCGTTCTACGTCGAGATCAAGAAACGCCTCCTGGCCGGCGAGATCGGCAGAATCCTGTCCATCGAGACCGCCGAGAACGTCAGCTATCACCACATGGCGGTTGGGTTTGTCCGCGGCAAGTGGCGAAATCGGGATAGCTCCGCCCCGATGCTCCTGGCCAAGTGCTGTCACGATCTGGACCTGCTCTGCTGGTACATGTCGGGAATCGCCCCGCAGCGGGTCGCCAGTTTCGGCAATCTCATGCATTTCCGCCCCGAAAACGCCCCGCCGGGTTCGGGTACGCGGTGTCTGGCGGATTGCGAAATCGAAGCCGGTTGCCCTTACTCGGCCAGAAAGAACTACATTGAGCAGAACCTGTGGGGGATGTACGCCTGGCAGTCACTGGAGCACATCGAGGATCTCGCCGAGCAGAAGAAGATCGAGTCGCTCAAGAGCGACAATCCGCACGGCCGTTGCGTGTGGCGGTGCGACAACGACGTGGTGGACCACCAGTCGGTGATAGTTGAGTACGCCGACGGTGTGGTCGCCACCCACAACATGTTTGCCAACACCTCCAGGCCGTGCCGGACGATTCACATCGTTGGAACCGCCGGCGAGATCCGCGGGGCCATGGAAGACGGACATTTCTTCATCCACAAGCCCGATGCGCGGGCCGGACACGAGTTCTCCGAGGAGCGGATCGACATCAACGTCTCCAACGACATGCACGGTGGGGGGGACATGCGGCTGGCCGACGACTTCGTCCGCGTGGTCAGCGGCCGGAACGGCTCGATTTCCAGCACCGACATCCACGATTCCATTCATGGGCATATGATTGCTTTCGCCGCCGATGACTCCATGCTCCAAAAGAGGATGATCGAACTGAACGATATTCAGTAA
- a CDS encoding ATP-grasp domain-containing protein produces MAGSSRINILFTCVGRRYELVQAFRAAAKRLGVDLFLLGTDANPLSPALFACDKHVITRPIADPDYIPQILELVREHRIDLVIPTIDTELKHLATHRQEFQDAGARVLVSDLDVIEICQDKRRTYRFLREHGFGAPETRELGEVDASKLTYPVFLKPWNGSASKGNAVARDEEEFGYWSKRVPHCIVQPYLEGQEYTSDVYVDFQMAVRCVVPRRRIEVRGGEVSKGQTARIPALIEQCTRLVEALGAGPGVITIQAFVTLEGEIRFIEVNPRFGGGAPLSIEAGADFPSWIIQETLGAKPRIRTDGWKDGLCMLRYDAAVWIDRNSGQTGQGT; encoded by the coding sequence ATGGCTGGCAGCAGCCGGATTAATATTCTATTCACCTGTGTCGGTCGGCGATACGAACTGGTTCAGGCATTTCGCGCCGCCGCCAAGCGGCTTGGTGTGGACCTTTTTCTGCTTGGGACTGACGCCAACCCGCTCTCGCCGGCCCTGTTCGCCTGCGACAAGCACGTCATTACCCGGCCGATCGCCGATCCGGACTACATCCCCCAGATACTGGAGCTGGTTCGGGAGCATCGGATCGACTTGGTGATCCCGACGATTGATACCGAACTGAAACACCTGGCGACCCACCGGCAGGAGTTCCAGGACGCCGGCGCCCGGGTGCTGGTCTCCGACCTGGATGTGATCGAAATTTGTCAGGACAAGCGGCGGACGTATCGCTTCCTTCGCGAGCATGGATTTGGCGCTCCGGAGACCCGCGAATTGGGCGAGGTTGATGCATCCAAGTTGACTTACCCGGTGTTCCTGAAGCCCTGGAACGGCTCGGCCTCGAAAGGCAACGCCGTCGCCCGCGACGAGGAGGAATTCGGCTACTGGAGCAAGCGTGTCCCGCACTGCATCGTTCAGCCGTATCTTGAGGGCCAGGAGTACACCAGCGATGTGTACGTGGACTTCCAGATGGCCGTCCGCTGCGTGGTGCCTCGGCGGCGCATCGAGGTGCGCGGCGGCGAGGTCTCGAAAGGGCAGACCGCCCGGATACCCGCCCTGATCGAGCAGTGCACCCGTTTGGTCGAAGCACTTGGGGCCGGTCCGGGCGTTATCACCATTCAGGCATTCGTCACGCTGGAAGGCGAGATACGCTTTATCGAAGTGAACCCACGATTCGGCGGCGGCGCTCCCTTGAGCATCGAGGCCGGAGCGGATTTCCCCTCGTGGATTATTCAGGAGACGCTGGGCGCAAAGCCTCGCATCCGCACCGACGGCTGGAAGGACGGCCTCTGCATGCTTCGCTACGACGCCGCCGTGTGGATCGATCGCAACTCCGGGCAGACTGGGCAAGGAACCTGA
- a CDS encoding undecaprenyl/decaprenyl-phosphate alpha-N-acetylglucosaminyl 1-phosphate transferase, which produces MDSHILAFWGGFVGPYGSIKGVLDPYWPTLVVATVVSLFATPVASFIAFKVGILDLPDEAVKTHKRPTAYLGGVAVLVGFLAAMLLGVVLVADAIGPESPAIRIIYAICAGAVVATLVGLIDDVKDIRPWQKLIGQGICAVFLVAAGIKPDLQPLSGIVGVSLPPLLHDIVAYVVVLFFVLGATNSLNLLDGLDGLCAGVTAIITLGFLVLAIHLATWATDTSVDAVRIVVGLALVGSVFGFLMFNRHPAAIFLGDAGSILLGFIMASMMMLMATNSTRWWFASVVIFGLPILDTTTALIRRVINKRPIMKSDRGHIYDQMIDRGMPLERTVAVNYLLAGLYVLLGVVGAVFLRTRHAVILYLAIAVVSLLIVWRKGFFKMSGLRGAVRS; this is translated from the coding sequence ATGGATAGTCATATTCTAGCGTTCTGGGGAGGTTTTGTCGGTCCCTACGGCTCGATCAAGGGAGTGCTCGATCCGTACTGGCCGACGCTGGTGGTCGCTACTGTCGTTTCGCTGTTCGCCACGCCGGTCGCGTCCTTCATAGCCTTTAAGGTTGGCATTCTCGATCTGCCTGACGAAGCGGTCAAGACTCACAAGCGGCCCACGGCGTATCTGGGCGGAGTGGCGGTGTTGGTTGGTTTCCTTGCGGCCATGCTGCTGGGAGTGGTGCTTGTTGCCGATGCGATCGGGCCCGAAAGCCCCGCGATCAGGATCATCTACGCCATCTGCGCCGGGGCTGTGGTGGCGACCCTGGTCGGACTGATCGACGACGTCAAGGACATCCGGCCGTGGCAGAAGCTCATCGGCCAGGGCATCTGCGCGGTGTTCCTGGTCGCCGCTGGGATCAAACCCGACCTTCAGCCGCTGTCCGGAATCGTGGGAGTTTCCCTGCCTCCGCTCCTGCACGACATTGTGGCCTACGTGGTGGTTTTGTTCTTCGTTCTGGGGGCGACGAACTCGCTGAACCTCCTGGACGGTCTGGATGGACTGTGTGCCGGAGTTACGGCGATCATCACGCTGGGATTCCTCGTCCTGGCCATTCACCTGGCGACCTGGGCCACCGACACGTCGGTCGACGCGGTGCGGATCGTGGTGGGCCTTGCCCTGGTCGGCTCGGTGTTCGGTTTTCTCATGTTCAACCGCCATCCGGCGGCGATCTTCCTCGGCGACGCCGGCAGCATCCTGCTGGGCTTTATCATGGCCTCGATGATGATGCTGATGGCCACCAACAGCACCCGCTGGTGGTTCGCCTCCGTCGTCATTTTCGGCCTGCCGATCCTCGATACGACCACCGCGCTGATCCGACGCGTGATCAACAAGCGTCCAATCATGAAGTCCGACCGCGGACACATCTACGACCAGATGATCGATCGCGGCATGCCGCTGGAGCGCACCGTCGCGGTCAACTATCTGTTGGCCGGGCTTTACGTCCTGCTTGGCGTGGTCGGAGCGGTGTTCCTTCGCACGCGGCACGCGGTGATCCTCTACCTTGCCATTGCGGTTGTCTCACTGCTGATCGTGTGGCGCAAGGGCTTCTTCAAGATGTCCGGCCTTCGCGGCGCCGTCCGATCTTGA
- a CDS encoding DUF5110 domain-containing protein yields MAGKSSGEEPKRRGKAGKDGRFYDFVTKSGPVVRVGFVAPGVVRVRVSPDGSFPPAAMNRYGFIREPRNPPATEVREAGQAAELTTDEMAVRIDRKSGRLTFLAAGRTLTKEAFNPEVSGSGGFRLGLRCGNDEEFFGLGDQTRAAVALRGRKADLHVTNVSCYIPIPFFMSTAGYGVLVNTTYRLGFDLAASKPDRAQIASNGGRLDYYLIRGRSLPEILDRYTDLTGKPALPPKWSFGLWFICRDQADVKEVMDDCVNFRREKIPCDVIGLEPGWMSRHYDYSKDRTWHPERFPIPFYAQTGQHNFLPAMKRLGYKVELWECNDYDLSFEAERRWGQAAASPSDSQATARPVFHADDVEKDVHFMHPVRMDKLTDPAEPWFEHHKKFIDQGVDFFKQDGALQVCAHPDRLYGNGMTDDEMHNLYPLLYSQQMHEGFRQYTGRRPCCFTDAGWAGLQRYTGTWTGDTGGAHATLVAQLNTGLCGHAWSTCDMEVTTPEGIHYGFLLPWAHVNSWNYWRHPWLQGERLQRIFTDYARLRYRLLPYLYSLAWQSHRTGLPMMRAMVLEFPDDTAARNLLHQYMLGRELLVGAFSNEVYLPAGRWFDFWTGEMHQGGKRLTYDPPEDRGGALFVRAGAIVPILAEAPDYVGQRPENQIELDVYPAADAAFELYEDDGVGYGYEKGQFALTHFRLSSGRDEWRLEIGRREGEYEGMPPSREYRLTIHVERRPSAVRLDGREVEYLWDQAKRVVRVQTPASGQAVCQIAL; encoded by the coding sequence ATGGCTGGGAAATCATCGGGCGAAGAGCCCAAGCGGCGGGGCAAGGCAGGCAAGGACGGGCGATTTTACGATTTTGTCACGAAATCGGGACCGGTCGTCCGGGTCGGCTTCGTGGCTCCGGGCGTGGTCCGGGTGCGGGTCTCGCCGGACGGGAGCTTTCCTCCAGCGGCGATGAACCGCTACGGCTTTATTCGTGAACCGCGGAACCCGCCGGCGACCGAGGTTCGGGAGGCCGGGCAAGCGGCTGAGCTGACCACGGACGAGATGGCCGTTCGGATCGACCGGAAATCGGGCCGGCTGACCTTCCTGGCCGCAGGCAGGACGCTGACCAAGGAGGCGTTCAACCCGGAGGTCAGTGGGTCGGGCGGCTTCCGTTTGGGGCTGCGGTGCGGTAACGACGAGGAGTTCTTCGGTCTGGGCGACCAGACCCGCGCAGCGGTGGCCCTGCGCGGCCGCAAGGCGGATCTTCACGTCACCAATGTCAGTTGCTACATTCCGATTCCGTTCTTCATGAGCACCGCCGGCTACGGCGTGCTGGTGAACACGACCTATCGCCTGGGTTTTGACCTGGCGGCGTCCAAGCCGGATCGGGCGCAGATCGCCAGCAACGGCGGCCGGCTGGACTACTACCTGATCCGCGGCCGGTCGCTGCCGGAAATCCTGGACCGGTACACCGATTTGACGGGCAAACCCGCCCTGCCGCCGAAGTGGTCGTTCGGGCTGTGGTTCATCTGCCGCGACCAGGCCGACGTCAAGGAGGTGATGGACGACTGCGTCAACTTCCGCCGGGAGAAAATCCCTTGCGACGTGATCGGCCTGGAGCCCGGCTGGATGAGCCGGCACTACGACTACAGCAAGGACCGGACCTGGCACCCGGAACGCTTTCCGATCCCCTTCTACGCCCAGACCGGACAGCACAATTTCCTGCCCGCGATGAAACGGCTGGGCTACAAGGTCGAGCTGTGGGAATGCAACGACTACGACCTGAGTTTTGAGGCGGAGCGACGATGGGGCCAGGCCGCGGCGTCGCCCAGCGATTCGCAGGCAACGGCCAGACCCGTCTTCCACGCCGATGACGTCGAGAAGGACGTGCACTTCATGCACCCCGTCCGGATGGACAAGCTGACCGATCCAGCCGAGCCCTGGTTCGAACACCACAAGAAGTTCATCGACCAAGGCGTGGATTTCTTCAAGCAGGACGGCGCGCTGCAGGTCTGCGCCCATCCCGACCGGCTATACGGCAACGGCATGACGGATGACGAAATGCACAACCTCTATCCGCTGCTCTACTCGCAGCAGATGCACGAGGGATTTCGCCAGTACACCGGACGTCGGCCGTGCTGCTTCACGGACGCCGGATGGGCCGGCCTTCAGCGGTACACCGGGACCTGGACGGGCGATACCGGCGGCGCGCACGCGACGCTGGTGGCGCAGCTGAATACCGGATTGTGCGGCCATGCATGGTCGACCTGCGACATGGAGGTCACGACGCCCGAAGGCATCCACTACGGTTTCCTGCTGCCGTGGGCCCACGTCAATAGCTGGAACTACTGGCGGCATCCGTGGCTCCAGGGCGAACGTCTGCAGCGGATATTCACTGATTACGCCCGGCTGCGGTATCGCCTGCTGCCCTATCTCTATTCGCTCGCGTGGCAGTCGCACCGGACCGGATTGCCGATGATGCGGGCGATGGTGCTGGAATTTCCCGACGACACGGCGGCCCGGAATCTGCTGCACCAGTACATGCTCGGCCGCGAGCTGCTGGTCGGCGCGTTCAGTAACGAGGTCTATCTGCCTGCCGGGCGCTGGTTCGACTTCTGGACGGGCGAAATGCACCAAGGCGGCAAACGGCTCACATACGATCCGCCGGAGGACCGGGGCGGAGCATTGTTCGTCCGGGCCGGAGCAATCGTGCCGATCCTGGCCGAGGCGCCGGACTACGTGGGTCAGCGGCCGGAGAACCAGATCGAACTGGACGTGTACCCCGCAGCGGATGCGGCCTTCGAACTCTACGAGGACGACGGCGTCGGGTACGGCTACGAGAAAGGCCAGTTCGCACTGACGCACTTTCGCCTGTCCAGCGGCCGGGATGAGTGGCGGCTGGAGATCGGCCGCCGTGAAGGCGAGTACGAAGGCATGCCGCCATCGCGGGAGTACCGCCTGACGATCCACGTGGAGCGCAGACCTTCGGCGGTGCGATTGGACGGTCGGGAGGTGGAGTATCTCTGGGACCAAGCCAAGCGGGTGGTGCGGGTCCAGACGCCGGCCAGCGGCCAAGCGGTCTGCCAGATCGCGTTGTAG
- the tig gene encoding trigger factor — MADEDQVQNQEQTETPEPLSVNVASVEDVGTLKKKVTIEIPEQEVNKKLDQNFGELANSAQVPGFRVGRAPRRLVEKRFAKDVREQVRLTLMAEGIQQALEKADLKTIGEPDFDMEKVELPENGPMTFAFEVEVEPEFELPSLDGIEVTEKDVEVTDKDIDEQIENIRWRLAVLEDQPEDAKVEKGDHITADMSLEVGDLPPEVRHEIDLVARDQPIEGVPFDKLDEALAGAAVGETREAGPVTVSQEHANENWRGKEAKVRIGVKKISKWRLPEANDELAKKIGFGSVQDWRDTTRTQLEARKGQQVRRDLEDQVRSHLLANTKLDLPEGLIERQTDRALVRRVIELRQMGFPEVVIRGRIDELRTGARDRVVDDLKFSFIVDKIARQFEIEVTEGEVNSLIANIAASQGRRPERAREEMMRDGSYDSVFGVLRERKVLEKLLDNAKITKAEGQAKEQK, encoded by the coding sequence ATGGCCGATGAGGACCAGGTTCAGAACCAAGAGCAGACGGAAACGCCCGAGCCGCTGAGCGTCAACGTGGCGTCCGTCGAGGACGTGGGCACCCTCAAGAAGAAGGTGACCATCGAAATACCCGAGCAGGAGGTCAACAAGAAGCTCGATCAGAATTTCGGCGAACTGGCCAACTCGGCCCAGGTTCCCGGTTTTCGCGTCGGGCGGGCTCCGCGCCGGCTGGTCGAGAAACGCTTTGCCAAGGACGTTCGCGAGCAGGTGCGGCTGACTTTGATGGCCGAAGGCATCCAGCAGGCCCTCGAGAAGGCCGACCTCAAGACAATCGGCGAGCCTGACTTCGACATGGAGAAGGTCGAACTGCCCGAGAACGGACCGATGACCTTCGCCTTTGAGGTCGAGGTCGAGCCCGAGTTCGAGCTGCCGTCGCTGGACGGGATCGAAGTGACCGAGAAGGACGTCGAGGTTACCGACAAAGACATCGACGAGCAGATCGAGAACATCCGCTGGCGCCTGGCCGTCCTCGAGGACCAGCCGGAAGACGCCAAGGTCGAGAAGGGCGATCATATCACCGCTGACATGAGCCTGGAAGTCGGCGACCTGCCGCCGGAGGTCCGGCACGAGATCGACTTGGTCGCCCGCGATCAGCCGATCGAGGGCGTCCCGTTCGACAAGCTGGATGAGGCTTTGGCCGGGGCGGCCGTGGGCGAGACCCGCGAAGCCGGTCCCGTGACGGTCAGCCAGGAACACGCCAACGAGAATTGGCGCGGCAAAGAGGCCAAGGTTCGGATCGGGGTCAAGAAGATCTCCAAATGGCGATTGCCTGAAGCGAATGACGAACTGGCCAAGAAGATCGGCTTTGGCAGCGTCCAGGACTGGCGCGACACCACTCGCACGCAGCTCGAAGCCCGCAAGGGGCAGCAGGTCCGTCGCGACTTGGAAGACCAGGTCCGCAGCCATCTGCTGGCCAACACCAAGCTCGACCTGCCCGAGGGCCTGATCGAACGGCAGACCGATCGCGCTCTGGTCCGCCGGGTCATCGAACTGCGTCAGATGGGCTTCCCGGAGGTGGTGATCCGCGGCCGCATCGACGAACTCCGCACCGGCGCCCGCGACCGCGTGGTCGACGACCTGAAGTTCAGTTTCATCGTGGACAAGATCGCCCGCCAGTTCGAGATCGAGGTCACCGAGGGCGAGGTCAACAGCCTGATCGCCAACATCGCGGCCAGCCAGGGCCGCCGGCCCGAACGCGCCCGCGAGGAAATGATGCGGGACGGCAGCTATGATTCGGTGTTCGGCGTGCTCCGCGAGCGCAAGGTCCTCGAAAAGCTCCTGGACAACGCCAAGATCACCAAGGCCGAGGGGCAGGCGAAGGAGCAGAAGTAA
- a CDS encoding ATP-dependent Clp protease proteolytic subunit, producing MPDTRNQGPGYQQWRQMTINELLLENRIIFVDMPLSPQIYMQYGGTFGSDIIKKILRLQYLKKDQDIHMYINCPGGSMGEILAIYDTMQFCSCEIATYCVGVAMSGAALLLSAGTKGKRYALPHSKIMIHQPYGGITGQAEDINIQAEEIIKDRQLLNELMAKHTGQDPKKIEQETERDRYMSTAEAKEYGIIDEILQADEAAAVGGEPPSPAGPKA from the coding sequence ATGCCCGACACCCGCAACCAGGGACCGGGCTATCAGCAGTGGCGGCAGATGACCATCAACGAGCTGCTGCTGGAGAACCGGATCATCTTCGTCGACATGCCGCTGAGCCCGCAGATATACATGCAGTACGGCGGGACCTTCGGCTCCGACATCATCAAGAAGATCCTTCGCCTCCAGTACCTCAAGAAGGATCAGGACATCCACATGTACATCAACTGCCCGGGCGGGTCGATGGGCGAGATTCTCGCCATCTACGACACCATGCAGTTCTGCAGTTGCGAAATCGCGACGTACTGCGTGGGTGTGGCGATGAGCGGGGCGGCTCTCCTGCTGTCCGCCGGCACCAAGGGCAAGCGATACGCCCTGCCCCACAGCAAGATTATGATTCACCAGCCGTACGGCGGGATCACCGGCCAGGCCGAGGACATCAACATCCAGGCCGAGGAGATCATCAAGGACCGCCAGCTCCTTAACGAACTGATGGCCAAGCACACCGGGCAGGACCCCAAGAAGATCGAACAGGAGACCGAGCGGGACCGCTACATGTCCACCGCCGAGGCCAAGGAGTACGGCATCATCGACGAAATTCTCCAGGCCGACGAGGCGGCCGCGGTCGGCGGCGAACCGCCCTCGCCCGCCGGGCCCAAAGCTTAA
- a CDS encoding ATP-dependent Clp protease proteolytic subunit, protein MPHNQLVPIVIEKTGRAERAYDIYSRLLRDRIVFLGGPVTDDSANLIIAQMLFLSNEDSKMDINFYINSPGGSISAGLAIYDTMQFLRCDVATYCIGQAASMGAVLFAGGADGKRFLLPNSRVMLHQPLIAGILEGRATDLSIEAKEIIRLRQRLYEILAKHTGQSAEKVHRDCDRNLWLEASEAIEYGLADKILESAPESPAKGPREAEGDAAEQDSEE, encoded by the coding sequence ATGCCCCATAATCAACTGGTTCCCATCGTCATCGAAAAGACCGGACGCGCCGAGCGGGCCTACGACATCTACTCGCGTCTGCTGCGGGACCGGATCGTCTTTCTCGGCGGGCCGGTCACCGACGACTCGGCCAACCTTATCATCGCCCAGATGCTCTTCCTGTCCAACGAGGACTCGAAGATGGACATCAACTTCTACATCAACTCGCCCGGCGGCTCGATCTCGGCGGGCTTGGCCATCTACGACACCATGCAGTTTCTCCGCTGCGACGTGGCCACCTACTGCATCGGACAAGCCGCCAGCATGGGCGCGGTGCTGTTCGCGGGCGGAGCCGACGGCAAGCGGTTTCTCCTGCCCAACAGCCGGGTGATGCTCCACCAGCCGCTGATCGCGGGCATCCTCGAAGGGCGGGCCACCGACCTCTCGATCGAGGCCAAGGAAATCATCCGCCTGCGGCAGCGTCTCTACGAAATCCTCGCCAAACACACCGGCCAGAGCGCTGAAAAGGTGCATCGCGACTGCGACCGCAACCTGTGGCTGGAAGCCAGCGAGGCCATCGAGTACGGGCTGGCCGACAAGATCCTTGAGAGCGCTCCGGAGTCGCCGGCCAAGGGGCCGCGCGAGGCCGAGGGCGACGCCGCGGAACAGGACAGTGAGGAGTAG